The following DNA comes from Quercus robur chromosome 1, dhQueRobu3.1, whole genome shotgun sequence.
GGACCCATGTTTCTGCCGTCTGCATAATTATGTGCAGCACACCATTGCAGAATGCTGGGCACTCTGCAAACTAGTGCACCGCAAAATCAAAGAGGGAAGTGGGTAGCAGCAGTTGTTATTTGCGCAGACTCAGGagaggatgaagaagaaagGTCAGCTCTGCCTGCTGTAGCCATTACTACCTTACAGAGGAGCTCCCGGTTCAAAAACTTGTTTAACCAACTAGAGCTCATGGCAAACGAATGAAGGACGGCCACGGAGGCTTTGGTAAGCATTGCCTTAAGAACGGGAGTAGAATGTCTTGCTACAAAAGCTAGAGCTAACAAAGCTTTCCTGCAAGTCACCAATGAGATTACTTTTAGCGATGAAGAAATGGAGGTGGGGTACTCAGACCACAAAGGGCCCCTTTACTTAGCAGCCTCCATAAACCAAATTCTCATTAAGAGAGCCCTGGTTGATACGGGGGCTTCAATGAACCTTATCCCACTTAGCACACTGTAAGCAGCAAAAATTCCAGATAGCAAGATTCAAGGATGCCCAATGGAAGTAACGAGGAAGACATGAGTATACCACAGGTCACATACAGCTATGGCTGAAGATGGGCCCGATAGCCTCTTTAGCCCATTTTCATGTAGTAAAGATAGAAGTTTCCTATCATGTGCTATTGGGAATGTCATGGCTACACAAACATCACTTAATTCCATCCACCTATCACCAGAGTGTGAAAGGGAGATTGAATGGCAGGATGATACAGATAGCAGCAAACTCATCCCTATTCGAGAAGGTAGAGGCCCATTTGGTCGAAACTATGTTCTACAACGAATGGGCATTGTCTAGAGGAAGTTCAGTATCCAAGCTGCAAGGCACCTTTGTCCCTAAGTAGGAGGACATCTAGGACGACCTAGAGCCTAACTTGAGAGAGTTGATGATGcggaagaaaaaaaggaaagaagcacCAACTTTAGAGCTAGGTAGTATTCCACGATGTGTTAAGGTCCGAACATGCAACGGCaagataatatataaattatgaagGTGCGCGAGGCTTACCTGTAGTATGCAAGGGGGTCCTAGAGGAGGGCCATAGCATAAGAGTCTAGTATGCTGTGTGGCCCAGGATGGTTTGGAGGAAGAAAATGACACGGAAAGTGAAAAGGAGATTGAGGCAGAAAAAGAATGCGCAAGTGATGgcaaaagaaaagctaaaagagATTGACTTGGGCACGAACCCACAAAAGCCAAGACCGATTTCAATAAACTCAAAGTtgtcaaaagaagaaaaggtagAATTAATCCAACTATTAAAAGAATTCAGAGACGTCTTTGCATGGGATTACAGTGAAATGCCTAGGCTCGGCCCAGAGTTAGTGGTACACACACTCGATGTGGATCGTGAGGCCAAGCTAGTGGCTCAGCCTGCCAGGGAGTTTCACACCAAAATAGAAAAGCCAAAAGTAAAGGAGCTGCAAAAATTATTAGCAGCCAGTATCATCAAACCAATCCAACACCCACGGTGGTTGTCTAACATTGTAcctatgaaaaagaaaaacggGTAGATACAATGTTGCATTGATTTCAGAAATCTTAATCGAGTCTGCCTCAAAGACGAGTTTCCATCTACCGCGAGAAAGGCCATGTTTTCCTTTATGGACAGATTCAGTGGATACAATCAGATTCGGATGGCATCAAAGgatgcagaaaaaaaaaatgctttcagGACGCCTTTTGGGAAATTTTTCGTGATGCCTTTCTGGATAAAAAATGTAGGTGCAACCTATTAGCGCACAATGACCGCCATAtttcatgacatgatgcatCAAGAACTGGAGGACTATGTGGACAACATAGTAGTGAAATAGGAAAGGCGAGAAGATCATGTCAAAGTATTAAGAAAGGTATTTGAAAGGTGCAGACTTTTCAAGCTAAGAATGAACCCACTGAAATGCGCCTTTAGAATGTCTACTAGGAAATTTCTAAGATTTCTGGTCCATAGTAGAGGGATAGATGTGGATCCAGCCAAGGCAATGGAAATAGCAACCAAGAAGCCATCAACCACAGTCAAGGAGTTGAAAATTTTCCTTGGCAAAGTCTCCTACATCAAGAGGTTTATCCCTAATTTAGCATCAATCACTTCCGCTTTTACGAAGTTACTAAAGAAAGGACAAGACTTTGAGTGGGGCAAAAACAAAGCAGATAGTTTTCCAAAAGCTATAAGAGATTATGATGAACCTCCCCACAGTGCAAACCTCAGTCCACAGGAAACTGTCGCTACTTTACCTAGCCTCAAGCTCGTCTGCCATTTGGGCTTTGATAGCCTAGGAGGACGAAGGCGGCATTGAACAGCCAGTCTACTACATAAGTCGTGCCCTAAGGGACGTAGAGACCTGTTATCCTAGAACAGAAAGGGTATGCTTGGCAATCATCTATGCGTCGCAAAGACTACGCCATTACTTCCTGGCTTACGAGGTACATTTAATGACGAAATCCCATGCGATCAAAGCTCTTCTCTGACAACCCATTCTGTCTGACAGAATATCTTAATGGCTATTATAGCTATCAAAGTATGACTTAAAGGCGAGAACACCCAAGGCAGTGAAAAGCTAGGCTATAGCAAACTTATTGGCTCAATTTCCAAGAGAAGACGAATTTCTGCTAGATGATGAGGTACCAGGAGAAGTGGCTACAGTAGAAATGGCCAAAGAACAATGGATCATGAAGTTTAAAGGTTCCTCTACAACAAACTCAGGAGGTGAGGGAGTGGACCTTTATCACAATGGTGAAGAGACCGTGGCACTCTTACTCAAGTTAGAATTTTCATGTTCAAACAATATAGCAAAATACGAGGCCTACCTGATGGGGTTGGCAACAGTCCTCAAAATGGGGTCAAACACTTAAAGGTGATAAGCGATTCCAATCTGATAATCTGCCAAGCTAAGGGGAGTTTTTCTTTAAAGGAACCAAGTCTAGCCCTGTATAGGACTTTGGCCTAAAAGATGGAGGAAAATTTTTGCACATTTGAAATAGAGCACACTTAGAGGAGCAAGAATCGATGTACAGATGCGTAGGCCATGTTGGGCTCACAAATAGCCTTTGAAGGGAGTAGTACTAGAGTTAAGATTAACAAGCGAAGGGAGTCCATAATTGAAATACTCTAAGAAAGGTTTCAGGAGAAGCAAGGATGTGAGGATTGGAGGGCTCCCATCAGGGAAGCCCTGTTGAAGGAAGAAGACGTGGCCGAATTAAAGATATTAAAGGAATACGTCCTAATGAAAAGGGAACTGTATCATAGAATGTCAAGAGGAATTTTGTCAAGATGTGTGAGGCACGAAGAGGCCCAAAGAAAGCTAAAGGAAGTGCACAACAGAACTTGTGGGTTCTACGATGAGAATAACCTATACCGAAGGTTGCAGAGAGCGGGTTTCTATTGGCCAAGCATGGGCAAGGACGCAGACTTAACCCAAACCCAATGCGAAATCTGCCATCTAGCTATGGACAGGGAAGAGAGCTATGCCGTTTACCATGGAGGATCAGAGAAACTCAGTAAGAGAATACTAGACATAAGGTGTTTTGCCACAGAAGCATGGAGAAAGGTATAAACTCAGGAAGCTGGTAAACCATGACTTCCTACACGAGCGAATTCTTTTTAAGAAGGGATATGATGGGGACCCATTACGGTGTTTGGGTCCATAAGAAGCTAGTGATATATTAAAGGAAGTGCATACAGGAGAATGCGGAGAGCATCAGGGAAAGAAGAAGTTGTATCGGTGCATATTGCAAATGggctactattggcccaccatgaaGAAGGATGCAGCAATATTTGTGAAAAAAGTGCTACAGTTGCCAAGTGCAAGCCAATTTGATCCACATTCACCTATAAAGCTTGCATAGCATGGTCACTCCATGGCCTTTCCACACTTAGGGGCTTGATTTGGTAGGACCAGTCAATCCACCTTCCCATGGGTACATATGAATCCTTGTGACTACAGAATATTTCACCAAGTGGTCAGAGGCCATACCACTCCGCAAAGCCACCAAAGGAGTTGTGGcaaatttcattaaagaaaacataattGTCCAATTTGGGGTACCTCACAAAATCATAAGCGACAATGGTACCCCACTTGTCAATAAAGAAGTAAGGAAGATGTTAGAGTTCTATCAGGTGAAGCATCATCGATCATTGCCTTATTACCCGCAAGGAAATGGGTAGGCAGAAGCAACAAACAAAACCCTCATTAAGATCATCAGCAAGATGAGGCAAGAGTACAGTGGAGGTTGGGCAATGCATCTGCCAGACACACTTTGGGCTTATCAAAGCTCACCCAAATCTGCCACAGGATTCACTCCCTTCTCCTTATTGTATAGGACAGAAGTGGTGAGCCCAACAGAAGTAATGATACCATCTCTGAGGGTTATGTAGACATGaaggaaggaaaaggaaaaggaaatctTTATGGAAGAAAGGTGCAAGGACCTGGAAGGGTTGGATGAAAAGAGGGAGGAAGCCCAAGAGCATAGCTACAGATATAGGTAAAGGATAACCAAAACTTATAGCAggacaattaaagaaagaatgtTTAAAGAAGGACAACTCGTGTTAAGGATAGCAGACCATGTCAAGCAAGGTATAGCAGGACCATCTAAATTCTCACCAAAATGGAAATAACCCTTCGTGGTAAAGGAAGCACATGTAAGTAAGTACCATCGTTTAGCCCAGATGGATGGAAAAGATTTAATGGACCCCATTAATGGCAAGTGACTGAAACACTATTATGCATAGGAAATATTATGTAATCATTCCTTTTCttccttgttttttttctttcctccaaGTGACCACCCTTGTAGGGGATAATGTCACAAGAAAGCATTGTAGTATGTTTTACCTGTAAATCATGATTAAAAGCAATAGCAAAAAGtaatgaagatcatgaagtatTAGCAATACTGTATCATAAAACATAATAGTAGCTGTAGCAAATGTAGCATAATAGATTACAAACCCAAAATGTATAAGTCATATCAGACTTATCAAAATAAGTGCTAGAGAAATAAAGTGTACTATGTAGAGAAAGGGGGGAAAGAAGTAAACACAAGGGAAGGAAATAAAGCAACTTAAGGAATTAGTGTCTAATCAAAGGCCTGAAATAAGGGTCTGATCCTCAAAGTGGCTAGAGCCAGTAGCACCAAAAAGAAGACGCTCACGACGTGCCTCTAAGTCTGCCACCTCCTTCTTCAAGCTCTCAATGTGAGCATCAATGGCATCCACAGCAAGCTAGACCTTCTTCATGAAGAAGGCCCGAGTAATCTCTCACAAGTGGTCCAGCAAAAACTTTACAACGAATCCAATTCTGATCAACTCTTGAACTGTAACCCTCCACTGCAAGATCCTCTCCGCAGAAATGGTGTCGATAAAGTTATGCTCGATGTTGTTCATCAAACTCCCTAACAGCTTGAGGAAGTGCTCCCTCGTAGAACGACCGAGAAGGAATCCCTGCATGAAATCTCCACAATTGCTATAGACTGCCTCCAAATGGGTGATACACTCCTCAGGTACTCGAAAGCCATGAAAATCAACATAAAGAGATCCAACACCCCATAAGTCCGAAGGGTCGAGGTCATTGGTCTCAACATGATTGAATCGAGTAAAGAAGATAGCAGCCTTACTCACAGGGTTAGGAATGGTGGCAAAACTGCTACCAACCTTAAATCGAAAGGTTGGAGCCACCTCAATAAGAGACGGACCTGAAAGAGAACAAGAGGTACAACATAAGCCCGTAACgaataaaagaaggaaagagaTTAATGCAACGATGAAGATTTTAGTTGAAGAAAGTACAAAGGTGAGGAAATTACCAAGACCCACAAGAGTGAGGGCTGTGGGTACTGCAGAAATAGGGGATGTAAGCATTGTGGGGTCTGCTACAGTCTTGGGCCCCTCAAGCATGTCCGTGACTACAAGGCAGGAATAATATACAAAGTAAATAAAGGGATATGCTAAGAAATAacaggaagagaagaaaaagaagatccAATAGAAGTAAAGGACACATACTTATGGCCTCGGCCTCCTGCTCATCACCATCATTGTCCTTATTGGAACCAAAAACTTGTGTCTTCATGATGGGTTCATCCTCAGAGTCCTTAAGGAACTCCTTTGACCCCTCATCTAAAGACAAGTTAACATCAAGCCTTAAGTGACAGAACTAGAGATAGCAGATGGGGTGACCACCAAGAAAGAACCATTCTTCATGGCTTAGGAGAGGGCAATGAAGGGATCGCTAGCAGATATGACAGAAGGAGTAGCAGGAGAGGTGCTCTCAGTCTAGGATGCTCCTACAAGAGTAACTCCATTTTGAGGAGTGGGGATCTCAACATAGGGGCAGACTCCACAGTAACACCTCTTTCAGCCTGGGTACTCTCCTTAGCAAAAATAGGCTCAGATGGAGGAACTAAAGCCTCGGTAGGAGCTCCCTATGCAGCAACAGCAGAAGCAGAAGCTATGGCCTCAACCACATCATTTGCCTCGTCAAAAAGCCCTCCATAGGTGTGCCAGCAGAAGCAGGAACCTCCTCACTTATGGGGTGATAAACAGAGATGGGCTCGGGATCAACCTAAAGGAAGAGTATTAAAGCAGAGAAGGAGATAAAcaaacatgcaaaaaaaaaaagtatatggtAATATGTGATAATGACAAAAAATGAAGATGCATGTACAAATAAGGGAAAGGAAAGGGGTGTACCTCAAACTCGTGCTCATCAAGCAGTATAAGGTGGGTGGCTGAAGTATCCTCTTTGTGTTTAGACTACCAATGGAGGAGAAAAACACGTGTACAAAGTTAGCCGAAGGAAAGCccaataaataactaaaatgaagaaagaataaAAGTTAGAGATAGCACACTCTCCTCTCGACAGTGGCAGATGGGGCTAGTGGAGATGTCTTTCTTTACTGCCACAGCTCCTACTAAAAGGAAGAACATCCATAGATGGCCTTGAAGCAAAAGGCTTAGGCTTGCTTGCAGTAGAACACTTGCTGGAACGAGTATGAGCAAAAGGAGGAGGAGAGCGTTCAGGGAAGGCCTCCCTTATATGGAACAAGACAAGAACAAGTCTCGAAAGAGTCATCACCTTTCTTGGCAGACTTAGACTTGGTGATCCGAGACTTCGAGCCATTCTTCACATATGTAGGAAGGTTCACCACCTTCACCTTCTTCTCCATCTGCTTCCTAGCATACGCCACCACAAACTTGGTGGGAAGCAACAACCGAAAGTTGGTAGAAATAATAACATGAAGGCCCTCAAGAGGGATAAGGGAAAACCCATGGCCACCCAACAACTCTTGGCCAAAAGAGGTCATCACAACTTGTCAATACCCATGCATCTGAGTAATGCAAAGGCCCTCTCTTTAAGAACTCGGAATGGTGACTACTATGAAGTGCCTGATCCAAAACTCAAAGGCACTAGGGCACAAGAAAGGCCGGACAGAAGTAGTAGACTCCAAGATAGCAGTGAAGTCATTGAGTATGTCCTGATCAAGCCCAAACTACCTCCTCACTCTATTGGTAGAATAACGAACATAGCGAATGCCGTCATCAGCCAAATAAGGCAACCACCCAGCATTGATGGTTGCCAAATATGTAATCCCCCTCTCATCAAAAGCAGTCAACAAGGTGGTGGTTCCAGTAGTGATCATAAAGGGGCCCATGGCCGAATCAGCACAAATGAATCCACTACTCAAGTCTATATAAGCTCTCCAAGAAAAGCCCACTCCCTTATCAAAGAACTCTATGGCAAGGTGCCCAAACGacttcaacccaacccaatgaTAAGCCAACAAAAAATCATAAGCAAAATGGCCACAGAAATTGGTAATCACCTTCGAACAAGACTAGTATTTCTCCTTGGCAAAGCAGACTGACTTGCACTTAGCCAAATGCCTGGCACAATGCTCCCACAATAGGTTCTGTAATATGGTACTATAGGTGGAGGTAGTAACTATATGGTAGGAATCTGCCTGCCTCTCATCACTCTGCAGAATATCTAGCCATACttacaaatgacccaaaaacatAGGAACCAATGGCAAACTCACCCCAACAAAAATCTTTATGGCTAACTAAAAGTAAAGGGGTTTTACAGCATAATGAGGATGAGAACCAAAGATAAACTTACAAAGCCAAAACACGACAAAGGTGGCATGGCGGACGGTGGACGGCGGTGGAAGCCTTGGAGAAAGCCCCAACCCAGTGAGACAACTTCGCATTCCCACTCATGCCTTTCTTCAACTTGGCCTCCATAGCCTCCCCCTCGGCGGAAAGCTCAATATCATTCAGGTTTGTATCACTGAGAATGGGTAGCAATAGTTGATTCGCCACATCCTCTAAGGTCACGGTGATCTCACCGCAAAACAAGAAGGTATGGGTGGCGCTACACCATCGATGGACCAAATGGCGGAGGTTGAACAAATCCCAATAGTTGGACAAACACCGCCATAAAAACAATGGCCTTCAACACGCCGGATTGCTATAACGCCGCTATAAAACCCACATTAGACAACTCCGTGTCCACCCATTCTTTCCAACCCAAAGACATACCCGACCCAAATTCAAAGAGAATGGGCACGGGTAGTGAGGTTCCTTGGCGGATATCAAGGTCGGGAATTGAGGAAGCTAAAGGAGCCCAAGAAACTCCGGTGTCGCGATAGCAGATGGAAAGCCACACGCAGCCCAACGGAGGAGGTGAGTAATCGTCAGGTACCACAGGAAAGTGGATATGGGTATTGTACCATGGGTCAATGAGAGGAAGGCATTCACTACCTAGATCGCGACCCTCTTCGTCCTCCTCAGAACAGTCTAATTTGGAATGGGGAACCTTTCCACCCATGGTTTTGGCAGGCGGATCATCAGTGGCAACCTCTTTCCCTTTACGGCGGGAAAAACTATCACCTTTCGCCAGTGACATTATAGATGGATTGAATGAAGAAGGTAATGAGTAATGAGGTTTTGGGAAGATGAGACGGTGAagggaaatgaaaagaaaagtttatgaGAGAataatgaggaaaagaaaaatgaagagacTAAGGACAATAAAAGCGACGTAAAGGAAGCAATGGGTCAGCTGTCAAAAGAAGCATTGTATTAATGAAGCAGAGGTTGTGTTCCAAAATAACTACTAAACTGGGAAATTTGAAGAGACAAGTCTGTTCATGGCAAGAAAGGAAACAAGGCGGGGCTCACTGTTTAAAAAACccgtgaagggaaaaaaaaattattacgtAAGCATTCGCATATGAATTGCAGGATTAATCCATATGCTCAGGGGGCTGAATGTCGATACCCACTTTTGACAAAAGGCCCAACAAcaaaagaagcccaacaatatgaaGAAAGTGAGAAAGGGAAAACTGTAAAGGAACAAGGAAGCAAGCCCAACAGGCTAAAATGGCAAGATTGATGGCCAGCAGGCCCACAAgaataaaaagaggtaaaaaaaaaaaaaggttgaggAAGCCTAAGGAATGAAGTAGTAAGCCTATGGGGAATAATAAGTAAATGGGTCAAAAAAGCTTGGGAAATAAATTAGTAAACTCATTAGGTTGGCTTAAAGGCTAATAAGACCAAAAAGCAATAAAATGTAGAGATGTGGTAATTAGGGCGAGGCCCAAAAGATCTAgcaaaaagcccatgggagtaaAAGAGGTAAAGAGGAAGTAAATGAGCTGAGAAAGTCCTAGGAATGAAATAATGAAATGGGTTGGCACAGCAGGAATGTTGGccaataaaatcaaaaaaaggTAAAGATGTAGAAAGTGGGCCTGGGAAGCCCTGAGCAAAGGATTGACAAAAAAGTGGATTGGCACGTCAATCCACGAGTTCACAGGGTAACATGAAGTAAAAGGGAGGGTATAGCTACAGCAGACATGATGAAGTGATGTGACAGGATTAGTAGCCAAGAGGCCCACGAacacaaagaagaaaaacataGGCTCATCAGGAAGATGAGGTCCTTCGCCCAAGCAACGCCCGGTccaaagaaaggaagaaagacAAGGAACAAGAGCCCAAAAGCCCACACATCCTTCACGCCACAAGAGATAAACCTCAATCAAAACATACAGCAGAATCAAACAAACACAGAGGCAGTAGAAATGGAATGAAAgccaaaaagaaacaaattcagACAAAGTGGAACATACACAAAGGGTCAAggcaccacctacttgtacccaaccaatacatGGGAGGTGAGCCAGGGTCATGGTATTCAGAGGGTGTGGTCTAACGGTGGGGAGAAAGAGGGGGTCTATTTTAGGGTTCCCACTCAAATTTCTTTGGGAGAGATATCCTCCTAGGATGGCATctcacccaaaagaagtaaatgAGGGTTGGGACCACTTGATGCATGCTATAGAGGTAGGTGATGGAGAGGCTTAATCCTTATCCAGATAAGAGTAGTAAAAAACAGAGAGAGGTAAGAAACAAGACAAGCAATTTTGTTTGGAAATGAGAAGTGGTGCAACTAACATATTCAGAGTTATAGTAGTGGCTAAGCAACCGGCAAGCCAGTGAGTAGTCTTGGAAGGACACCCATAAGAAGTCAAAAGTAGTTAAGGGGTAAAAATAGCAAATCCCACCATGGCAGATGGTATAAAAAGCGGTAGTTGTGAACAGTAAAGGGGAGAGGAAGGAACCAAAAGAAGAGAAGGTAGAACAAGAAggaaaaacagagaaaacaaaagaataaaaagaaaatcagaGAAGCATAAGTGGTAGAAATAGAGGTATGCATCAATAGACTacctttttctctccctcttgacAGACCCACTCTCTGGGAGACTAGGGATTGAAACTTAAACAATTTAAGTCATTTTTTCTAAAGTGCATAACTTTTATGGCAGAAGCCTTCCTTGAGGTTACTCACATTGGAGATTAGTTCCCTTCTTTGACTCGCATCTGCTGAGAAGCTAAGCCTATTTTACTGGTagacaagtttttctttttatgattgaTGAGTGATTAGTTTACTATTCTGTTATTGAACTGCCTACTGTAATGTTGTTTTCACGGTTGTATTATTTTGCCATAACCTTATTAGGTCATTTCCCTGCATTAATGTTATTTGTCTAGCACTATAGTTATTTGTCATACTGTATTTCCTGCTATAACATCTATAATAGTTGTTCCTGCTGTGGACACGCCATACACTTGATACCTAGGCCAGAACACGTCTGTGTTGGGATGGCCCGACTTATGCACAAACAGGCCTAAAGTGTATTTAATTTAGGTCAGTCCCAACTCTCTTACCTCAGACCCATGGGCCGCAATACAGCAAAAGAGACCAAAGCCCAGCAacacaaaaaggcccaccacaactGGTTATATGGTTATTATTACCAAAACCTGCATAAGATTCCATTCAATTGAATTCTCCAATTCCTTGCGACACAGCATTTATTTGatacaaaccaaaaattttgcTGCAACTTGTAATTTGCACCCTCAAATATTACAATAATATCAACGTATCCCAGCTGTCAACATTTATCATTAACTTACACATAAATAACCTTTTGAATAGATTACAATTTTctgtatatgtgtgtatatatttattaagcAAGGTTAATAACAAAATCGTGACTAATCAAACTTAGAGGGTGT
Coding sequences within:
- the LOC126714306 gene encoding uncharacterized protein LOC126714306; amino-acid sequence: MLEGPKTVADPTMLTSPISAVPTALTLVGLGPSLIEVAPTFRFKVGSSFATIPNPVSKAAIFFTRFNHVETNDLDPSDLWGVGSLYVDFHGFRVPEECITHLEAVYSNCGDFMQGFLLGRSTREHFLKLLGSLMNNIEHNFIDTISAERILQWRVTVQELIRIGFVVKFLLDHL